The following are encoded in a window of Syngnathus scovelli strain Florida chromosome 4, RoL_Ssco_1.2, whole genome shotgun sequence genomic DNA:
- the cyba gene encoding cytochrome b-245 light chain has translation MGKIEWAMWANEQALASGLILLTGGIVGVAGLFRGWQFAAYAIVAGVFICLLEYPRSRRAKGTGVERKGQYCFTVCVKAFGPLTRNYYVRAFLHAALSVPAGFMLATVLGCVCLAIASLIYLSAAIHGEHWEPILPRVEVRRAAPSIKNPPQNPPPRPPAEMRRKNVDDLEGAAYDNPMAVIDEK, from the exons ATGGGGAAGATCGAGTGGGCTATGTGGGCCAATGAGCAGGCTCTCGCCTCTGGACTCA TTCTCCTTACTGGAGGCATTGTGGGGGTGGCAGGGCTGTTCAGAGGGTGGCAGTTTGCTGCCTATGCTAT CGTCGCTGGCGTCTTCATATGTCTGCTGGAGTACCCGAGAAGCAGAAGAGCAAAAGGCACTGGTGTGGAACGAAA GGGACAGTATTGTTTCACTGTGTGTGTTAAAGCTTTTGGGCCGCTGACAAGGAATTACTACGTCAGAGCCTTTTTACATGCAGC GCTGTCTGTTCCTGCTGGTTTTATGCTTGCCACTGTCCTTGGGTGCGTTTGCCTCGCTATCGCCAGCCTCATCTACCTCTCA GCGGCCATCCACGGAGAACACTGGGAACCCATTCTACCAAGAGTGGAAGTCAGGAGGGCAGCTCCAAGCATTAAGAATCCCCCTCAGAACCCGCCACCAAGACCTCCAGCAGAGATGCGCAGGAAAAATGTTGATGACTTGGAAGGTGCCGCCTATGACAATCCCATGGCTGTCATTGATGAAAAGTAA
- the tcf25 gene encoding ribosome quality control complex subunit TCF25, protein MSTRALRRLKGKQRAQEAVVVEELTLADSPDELAESEEEQLLTTSVSPASRRNGSNRKSKTSKDRKDICAVLGMISDTEKASADEDPEKLDGIKTSDTGNNDSKENCSRGSNEPLSSVKKKKKKKKTKVKSEIVQQEQSPDDNIDLLLENLGQSNGLTLQNDCGGCDRRPVLHVEHRNLNPETELKKYFGSRAVLGDQRPRQRNRQFHRNTWMTGPKESWPRFSRPGISMTLLESKDGVQYFTFEHSRDYQQVQFKFLDAVESMDPNNLVALLQLNPYHIDSLLQLSDVCRIQEDQEMARDLIERALYSFECAFHPVFSLTSGACRLDYLRPENRAFYLALFKHMMFLEKRGCPRTALEYCKLILSLDPDSDPLCMLLLIDFLMLRSRQYDSLIQLYEAWEEHRNLSQLPNFAFSTALCHFHLSQQEEMKLEESDRVKRKADQMLQDALIMFPAVLMPLLDLCTVQPDATVTSHAYFGPSSQIGQLPALAELTALYVGRMYNLWREAAVMLWLEESVQEALRRIDANDPLVEDCKNKRKQRYQSAPRNIHRHVLLSEIKEATSSLPLEVTTQPMMGFDPLPPVDSVISYTRPERRHVGASNESTLSLFFRSLLPNFNLQGGPRQEEEGDMEVARAGQELNQEVNRLMVAMRDMLANIRFQEPPREDQPFRDEEEWD, encoded by the exons ATGTCTACCAGGGCTTTGCGGAGGCTGAAAGGCAAACAGCGAGCACAGGAGGCGGTTGTCGTCGAGGAGCTAACTTTGGCAGATAGCCCCGATGAGCTAGCTGAAAGTGAGGAAGAGCAGCTGCTCACGACCAGTGTCAGTCCAGCGTCACGTCGGAATGGCAGTAATCGAAAGTCAAAAACAAGCAAGGATCGTAAAGACATCTGTGCTGTTTTGGGAATG ataagtgaTACCGAAAAAGCCTCCGCTGATGAAGATCCAGAGAAACTCGATGGAATCAAAACAAGTGACACGGGAAACAATGACAGCAAAGAAAACTGCAGTCGAGGGTCGAATGAG CCCTTGTCCAGtgttaagaaaaagaagaagaaaaagaagacaaaagtTAAATCTGAAATTGTACAG CAAGAACAATCACCAGATGACAACATTGATTTATTGCTGGAAAACCTGGGCCAGTCCAATGGTTTGACTCTACAAAATGACTGTGGTGGCTGTGACAGAAGACCTGTTCTACATGTGGAGCACAG GAATCTGAACCCAGAGACGGAGCTAAAGAAATATTTTGGGAGTCGAGCAGTTTTGGGGGATCAGAG ACCGCGACAACGCAATCGACAGTTTCATCGAAATACATGGATGACCGGTCCCAAGGAAAGTTGGCCTCGATTCAGTCGCCCAG GAATCTCAATGACCTTACTTGAGTCAAAAGATGGTGTTCAGTACTTCACCTTTGAGCATAGTCGTGACTACCAACAAGTACAGTTCAAGTTCTTGGATGCTGTTGAGTCTATGGATCCAAACAACCTTGTG GCTCTGCTGCAGCTGAATCCCTACCACATTGATTCCTTGCTACAACTTTCTGACGTCTGTCGTATACAAGAGGATCAGGAGATGGCCAGGGACCTCATTG aGAGGGCCTTGTACAGCTTTGAGTGTGCGTTTCACCCCGTATTTAGTCTGACCTCTGGCGCCTGCAGACTGGATTACCTCAGACCTGAAAACAG GGCATTTTATCTTGCTCTTTTCAAGCACATGATGTTCCTTGAGAAGAGAGGATGCCCCCGGACAGCTTTAGAGTACTGCAAATTGATCCTGAG TTTGGACCCGGACTCTGACCCACTTTGCATGCTGCTACTTATTGATTTCCTGATGCTACGTTCCAGGCAGTATGACTCTCTTATTCAACTTTATGAGGCCTGGGAG GAGCACAGAAATCTGTCCCAGCTGCCAAACTTTGCATTTTCCACCGCGCTCTGCCATTTCCATCTCAGTCAGCAGGAAGAAATGAAGCTTGAAGAAAGTGATCGAGTAAAACGCAAAGCTGACCAAATGCTACAGGATGCGCTCATCATGTTTCCTGCAG TCTTAATGCCTTTACTGGATCTATGCACTGTGCAGCCAGATGCCACAGTAACCTCACATGCGTACTTCGGCCCAAGCAGTCAGATTGG ACAACTGCCAGCCTTGGCTGAACTGACTGCTCTGTATGTGGGGAGGATGTACAACCTGTGGAGGGAAGCAGCAGTCATGCTTTGGTTGGAAGAGAGTGTGCAGGAAGCGCTACGTCGAATTGATGCAAATGACCCACTGGTGGAGGACTGCAAGAACAA AAGAAAGCAGAGATACCAGAGTGCTCCACGGAACATCCATCGCCACGTTCTGCTGTCTGAGATCAAAGAAGCCACGTCCAGTCTGCCTCTG GAGGTGACGACTCAACCCATGATGGGATTTGACCCCCTCCCGCCAGTGGATTCTGTGATCTCGTACACCAGACCAGAGAG ACGACATGTTGGAGCATCCAATGAGAGCACGCTGTCGCTGTTTTTCCGTTCCCTTCTGCCAAACTTCAACCTCCAG GGTGGGCcaaggcaggaggaggagggtgacaTGGAGGTG